The following proteins come from a genomic window of Trichoplusia ni isolate ovarian cell line Hi5 chromosome 16, tn1, whole genome shotgun sequence:
- the LOC113501902 gene encoding uncharacterized protein LOC113501902: MSEEETVDIDQELDDLLTKVQPNLQDVIKRSFTNVALQQTKNGEQIKADSLGDTSYFAKNTQVNLSKLELVKPPTFHMQVISLDLKSMSLALRCSLGEVNVKGLYSAFNENLYNLIPVLAEGHVLISLSNMIADVKVGLVLEDDAFSFINPGIEFIHDEVLVKLSWPSPQKNGGYEFATTEQLAKHIDDLPLTAAVSLPLYALLREKLQRHLALVLRQATSVSEVMCCNPSLMEAYSGMIDTLAQNGNKVVDMILINMRRTLLQNCREVLQLPPLHATFIHKIGSLSFIGKFETDTGWVKNLATINRISDVSVTRPDPMKTSFQVTLRIKDLQIGYDEYRIRAMGVSCGGRAAASLQRHALHVALSVGLTRWEPYAQLDHLRVQQLDCSDLHVTGLGPLSGAAGLVSAWLRGAGCALAAPALAAQLQRDLHAALADLPLWDLLHAKH; this comes from the exons ATGTCTGAAGAAGAAACTGTTGATATAGATCAAGAACTCGACGATCTCTTGACTAAAGTTCAACCGAACTTACAAGATGTTATTAAAAGG AGTTTTACGAACGTGGCCTTGCAGCAGACGAAAAATGGTGAACAAATTAAAGCAGACTCTCTGGGGGACACGTCTTACTTCGCCAAAAATACACAAGT TAACCTCTCAAAATTGGAGCTTGTGAAACCTCCGACATTCCACATGCAAGTAATATCGCTGGACCTCAAGTCCATGAGTCTTGCGTTACGATGTTCTCTAGGAGAAGTCAATGTTAAAGGACTGTACAGTGCATTTAATGAAAACCTCTATAATCTCATACCTGTTTTAGCGGAAGGACATGTTTT aatatcaTTATCAAACATGATCGCAGATGTGAAGGTCGGTCTGGTACTGGAAGATGATGCATTCTCATTCATAAACCCTGGGATTGAGTTCATACATGATGAAGTACTTGTTAag CTATCATGGCCCTCTCCTCAGAAGAATGGTGGATACGAATTTGCTACAACGGAACAGTTGGCAAAACATATAG ATGATCTTCCCCTAACCGCGGCGGTATCTTTGCCCCTATACGCACTATTGCGTGAGAAgctacagcgccatctagcgctCGTACTGCGGCAAGCGACCAGTGTGTCAGAAGTCATGTGCTGCAATCCTTCGTTGATGGAAGCTTACAG CGGTATGATTGACACGTTAGCCCAGAACGGCAACAAAGTGGTGGACATGATCCTGATCAACATGCGCCGCACGCTGCTGCAGAACTGCCGCGAGGTTCTACAGCTGCCACCGCTACACGCCACCTTCATACACAAG ATAGGGTCGTTATCGTTCATAGGCAAGTTCGAGACGGATACGGGATGGGTGAAGAACCTGGCGACTATCAACAGGATCAGTGATGTCAGCGTGACCCGGCCAGACCCCATGAAGACCAGCTTTCAAGTTACCTTGAGGATAAAGGATTTACAA ATCGGCTATGACGAGTACCGTATCCGCGCGATGGGCGTGTCGTGCGGCGGTCGCGCGGCGGCCTCGCTGCAGCGACACGCGCTGCACGTGGCGCTCAGCGTCGGCCTCACGCGCTGGGAGCCCTACGCGCAGCTCGACCATCTGCGCGTGCAGCAGCTAGA CTGCTCGGACCTGCACGTGACGGGGCTGGGCCCGCTGAGCGGCGCGGCGGGGCTGGTGTCGGCGTGGCTGCGCGGCGCGGGCTGCGCGCTGGCGGCGCCCGCGCTGGCCGCGCAGCTGCAGCGGGACCTGCACGCCGCGCTCGCGGACCTGCCGCTCTGGGACCTGCTGCACGCCAAGCACTGA